In the Arthrobacter sp. CDRTa11 genome, CAGGCGAAGCCGAAGACCAGCGGGAAAACCACCACAACCACGGCCGCCCAGGCGCTGTAGACCGGCAAGTACTGTGTCTGCCACCGCTCGAGCGCATCGAAGCTGGTCCGCCCGCGCAGGAACCCCAGCGTCAGCCAGGCTGCCCGGACCAAGTGCACCAGCAGCAGGAGGTTCAGGCCCAGCGCCGCGATTTTGTTGGGACTGAATCCGAATTCGGCAATCCGGGTCAGCATCGCCGTCAGCATGACAGCGTCCACTGCAAGGGCGGCGAGTACCAGGACGAGCTGCAGCGCGTCGGCCAGTCCCGTGGGTGCCAGTGGGTCCCGTGCCGAAATCGAGTAGAGCAGCAGGCAGAGGACAAGAACCAGGATCGCGTCCAAAAGGATCAACAGGTTGCGGTCCACGTCCACCAGGCCGCCAGCCGTGGCCAGCACGGCCAGCAGAACCAGCAGCATGGCAATAGTCAGGGGTGTAAAGACCCGGGTGAGGACCGGGGCGATATTTTCGACCACCTGCTGCTTGGCTTCGACCAGCCACGTGGCCACCACCAGTGCGCCGGGCACCGCAAAGGGGAGGATCCAGTCCTCCAGAACGGGCTCGAAGTCGACCCCCACCACTTGGAGGGTGGCGAGCGTGAGGGCGATCAGGACCGCACCGCCTAAGGCCAGGAGCGTGTAGTAGATCGCCAGCTCGCCGGTGAACCGGACAAAGTCCATGCGCCGTTTGTCGGACCGCCACTTCCCGCCGGAGTACGCCACTCCCGCAAGCAGCCACAGAATTACCGGGGCGTGCAGGACGGCAAGCACCTCGGTGGAGCCGCCGGAAGCAAACGGGTAGGCGTTGAGCAGCACGGCCAGGGCGGCGAATGGCACAAGCAGCGCAACTGCCACTGTCCAGGAGAAGCGGCGCTTCCACGCGAAGTACGCCGCGAGGAACGGGAAGACGAGCAGGCCAAGATTGCGGGCCAGGATGCCGCCGTCGTCCATCCAGGTGAGCCCGGCCTTGACCGCCACCCCGGCGCCGACGGCGAGCGTGAGCACCACGGCCAGCTCACGGTACGGCGGCGCTCCGCCGTCGGAGTCCCCAGGGACCAGCGCAAGCTGTTTCCACAGCCGGTCCGAGTGCTCCCGGGCGTACTCGCGGGAGACGGCGTCGAGGTTGCCCAGGCGCTTGATGGCGACGAGGAAGGCCTCCTCATCGTCAAGGCCGGTTGCCTGCCGGTCCGCGATCTGCTCACGCAGGTGGTCCTCCAGCTCTTCGATGTCGGCGGCAGAGATTGCCTGGCGCCGCTGGACGTATCCGCGCCAGCGGTCAATCTGGGCCTCCAGCTCAGCGTGCTGCTCCATCACGCCAACCCCACAGCCGGTGCCGGGGGCCGCTGCCCGGTCCGCCAGACGTGCCGCAGCGCATCGGCAACAACAGTCCACTGCTCCTGCCTGTCTGCCAGGGCAGCCCGTCCCGCCGGCGTGATGGCGTAATGCTTGCGCCGCCGCCCCGCCTCTGAAGTACCCCACGACGACGACACATAGCCGAGCCGTTCCAGCCTGTGCAGCAGCGGGTACAGCATGCCGTCCGTCCACTGCATGGAACCTCCGGACAATTCGCCCACCCGTTTGAGGATGGCGTAGCCGTAAAGAT is a window encoding:
- a CDS encoding permease prefix domain 1-containing protein; protein product: MEQHAELEAQIDRWRGYVQRRQAISAADIEELEDHLREQIADRQATGLDDEEAFLVAIKRLGNLDAVSREYAREHSDRLWKQLALVPGDSDGGAPPYRELAVVLTLAVGAGVAVKAGLTWMDDGGILARNLGLLVFPFLAAYFAWKRRFSWTVAVALLVPFAALAVLLNAYPFASGGSTEVLAVLHAPVILWLLAGVAYSGGKWRSDKRRMDFVRFTGELAIYYTLLALGGAVLIALTLATLQVVGVDFEPVLEDWILPFAVPGALVVATWLVEAKQQVVENIAPVLTRVFTPLTIAMLLVLLAVLATAGGLVDVDRNLLILLDAILVLVLCLLLYSISARDPLAPTGLADALQLVLVLAALAVDAVMLTAMLTRIAEFGFSPNKIAALGLNLLLLVHLVRAAWLTLGFLRGRTSFDALERWQTQYLPVYSAWAAVVVVVFPLVFGFA
- a CDS encoding PadR family transcriptional regulator is translated as MRIDKDLVAASATPLVLGILSDGDLYGYAILKRVGELSGGSMQWTDGMLYPLLHRLERLGYVSSSWGTSEAGRRRKHYAITPAGRAALADRQEQWTVVADALRHVWRTGQRPPAPAVGLA